The genomic DNA TTTCCAATTACGATGTGAGAATACTCATTAATTCGATCCATTGCATACGGTTTATGTCTTAAACGCATAGATGTCTCCCTCTCTTTACAAAACTATTTTAAAGGAATAATTCCTTCTTTCTGTTTTAATCAATCTATCAAACAAAAAACCAAGTACGTACGAGCACTCGGTCCGTTTCTTTCAAGTATAAGATGTACCATTTTGATAAAAACTACATACAGCATTAAACATTCCATGACGAAGCAGCTTTTTCTCTTACATTCCGAGAAGAGAAAAACAATCGAAAGGATGATCCGTTCATGCCAATTAATCAACAACATCAATTAGAAGTGCTGAAAGATATTTTAGTCAATCACCAAAGTGATTGTTGCGGGACAGTTTCTGAATGCGAGCAATTAGAGCGTCTCATTCAATCGTTACTCGCAAACGATAATATAAGTAGTGACGCTAAAACAATGCTAAACGATGTATATTCTTATAGTCAATCGGGTAAATCTTCCTCTAATTTGGACAACCACATTTCCAATAATCAAGAACAACTTACTCAGTGGATTGCTGGAATGGACAATTTTTCTTAAGTATTACTCTGAAGCAAGTAGTTGCTGTAAATATTGATGCCAATATTCAGCTTCTGCTTGCTGCTTTTTTGTTGTATGCCATTGAATAGACAAAATCGTTTGTGCTATCACATACCATCTCATACGCCTAAGCAGCGATTCATCCATTTCAATATCATAATAACCGAGCCACTCACTCCATTCATGGCGCGGAATGTACCAATATAATAACATACCAAGGTCTAAAGCTGGGTCAGCAATTACAGCTCCATCCCAATCAATTAAAAACAACTCATCTTCATTCGACAATAGCCAGTTGTTATGGTTTACATCACAATGGCATACAACGAATTCATTGTATTCAATATCTTTTAATGAACCCATTAAATATTGAAGCCCTTGCTGAATTGTTTCATCATCCCTTATATCTCCTCTTAAAACGAGTTGCAGTTGTTGTAATAACTCTTGTGCGTGAAGCGGCTGCTTCCCAAGTCTTTGAATCATCTGTACAAGTGCTTTAGAGGAGTGTATTTTCTTCAAAAGTTTTGCAACACGTTCTAGTTTCATATCCTCTGGCTCTAGCTTCTGTCCCGGAAGCCATTTTTGAGCAGAAATTACATCACCGTTTGTTACCCTTCTTGTCCAAAGTAATTTTGGAACAATTCCTTCTGCTGACAATACCGCTAAAAAGGGCGATGTATTCCGCTTTAAAAATAACTTCTGTTGTCCGTTTTGCGCAATATATGCATCGCCCGTTACTCCACCAGCCGGTACAAGACTCCACTCTTTTCCTAATAATTGTTCCAACCATTCCATATTCATTACCCGTTAACAAATCCTTATCTTTTATAGTTATGAAAAGAAAAACCGCAACATTTCTACACATGTTGTGGATTCATATATATTTTACTGTAAATGAAAAGAAAATTTGGCATAAGCCAAAAACTCTCTATTATTTTACAAAACCAGTCCTAGAATGACAACTTATCAAAATCGTCACCTTTGTCAATTCTACATTTATTACATTCTCATCGTCAAGTAGCGATTTGTCACATTATCGTCAATATATACGTGCTAATTGGAGCCAGCCTAAGTTCCTTTCCTCTAAATGAAGAAATTGGCTCTATTTTCGCTTGCTTTTCGTTTACTAACACATGCCATGTTTCTTCTTTCGGAAGTTGCACCGTTTTAGCTTCTAAACCGCTATTAAATAAAACTACAATCTCTTTCCACGGTCCAAACGTTTCTGCATGCTCTAGATGGTATGCCAGTACTTCTGGAGATGTTTGCAAAAAAGTCATGTACTTTTTTATAAGGTCTGCGTTTTGTAATCGGAATGCTCCATGCTCTTTACGAATCGCAATTAAACCTTTTATATAGTTAACGGTCTCTATCTCTTTCTCTTTTCGATCCCAATCTAATTGATTAATTTCATCATTTGCATTATAACTATTTTCATTTCCTTGCTTCGTACGATAAAACTCTTGCCCAGCATGTAAGAAAGGGATACCTTGCGACAGAATCACCATTGCAGTTGCTAGCAGGTGACGTTTTTTCAAAATCTCTTCTGACTCTTCATTACTGCGCATTAATTTATCCCACATCGTCATATTGTCATGACATTCTACATAGTTAATGCTTTGCACAGGCTCTAGAAACAAACCTGTTTCTTTCATACTCAAAAGGCTTCCTGATGCTATATACTGCAAATGATTACAGTCTACATGCCCACCAAATGCAAAACCACGTTTATTTATATGAAAGGTACTCCCTTTTATCCCATCACGAAATTGATCATTAAATTGCGCAATATACGGCATTTTCTTTGCATTATTTAACGTT from Bacillus basilensis includes the following:
- a CDS encoding YtzH-like family protein: MPINQQHQLEVLKDILVNHQSDCCGTVSECEQLERLIQSLLANDNISSDAKTMLNDVYSYSQSGKSSSNLDNHISNNQEQLTQWIAGMDNFS
- a CDS encoding phosphotransferase family protein, which gives rise to MNMEWLEQLLGKEWSLVPAGGVTGDAYIAQNGQQKLFLKRNTSPFLAVLSAEGIVPKLLWTRRVTNGDVISAQKWLPGQKLEPEDMKLERVAKLLKKIHSSKALVQMIQRLGKQPLHAQELLQQLQLVLRGDIRDDETIQQGLQYLMGSLKDIEYNEFVVCHCDVNHNNWLLSNEDELFLIDWDGAVIADPALDLGMLLYWYIPRHEWSEWLGYYDIEMDESLLRRMRWYVIAQTILSIQWHTTKKQQAEAEYWHQYLQQLLASE